One genomic segment of Diceros bicornis minor isolate mBicDic1 chromosome 13, mDicBic1.mat.cur, whole genome shotgun sequence includes these proteins:
- the NDUFS5 gene encoding NADH dehydrogenase [ubiquinone] iron-sulfur protein 5 — protein sequence MPFFDVQKRLGLNLDQWMTIQSAEQPHKIPGRCHAFEKEWIECAHGIGGIRAEKECKIEFDDFVECLLRQKTMKRLSAIKRQRDKLIKEGKYTPPPHHLGKEDPRP from the exons ATGCCTTTTTTTGATGTGCAGAAAAGGCTGGGCCTTAACTTAGATCAGTGGATGACAATACAAAGTGCTGAGCAGCCTCACAAGATTCCGGGTCGATGCCACGCTTTTGAGAAAGAATGGATAGAATGTGCACATGGAATCGGTGGTATCCGTGCAGAGAAAGAGTGCAAGATAGAATTCGATGATTTCGTAGAGTGTCTGCTTCGGCAGAAAACG ATGAAACGTCTGAGTGCCATCAAGAGGCAGCGGGATAAGCTAATAAAGGAAGGGAAGTACACGCCTCCACCTCACCACTTGGGCAAAGAGGATCCTAGGCCGTGA